Proteins encoded by one window of Roseibium sp. Sym1:
- a CDS encoding DUF6101 family protein: MRRQTENQETAAAGAGIPSMPHPGCLPVRFEQRLETRPGTPSFPSEIFLDRDRAVIKRRVAGVPVTVVVPAQGFDGVMVRIVPGAVAGEIVAALILKHPDNALSITLAETEHSDDLAVLWSRWAQVFNLPMLVCDLGGKVKPIEAFSAVPAALPKPRRKLRLLTGRRPRFLNRRVPGRVSQAPSVHANEREIIARS; encoded by the coding sequence TTGAGACGTCAAACAGAAAATCAGGAAACAGCGGCAGCCGGGGCAGGCATTCCTTCAATGCCCCACCCCGGCTGCCTTCCGGTCCGCTTCGAGCAACGCCTTGAAACCCGGCCCGGGACACCATCATTCCCTTCGGAAATCTTCCTCGACCGTGACCGGGCGGTGATCAAGCGCCGCGTCGCCGGTGTTCCGGTCACCGTTGTCGTGCCCGCCCAGGGGTTCGACGGCGTCATGGTGCGCATCGTGCCCGGCGCGGTGGCGGGCGAAATCGTCGCCGCGCTGATCCTGAAGCATCCGGACAACGCGCTGTCGATCACGCTGGCGGAGACTGAGCATTCCGACGACCTGGCCGTGCTGTGGAGCCGCTGGGCTCAGGTCTTCAACCTGCCGATGCTGGTGTGCGACCTCGGCGGCAAGGTGAAGCCGATCGAGGCCTTCAGCGCCGTGCCGGCAGCACTGCCGAAACCGCGCCGCAAATTGCGGCTCCTGACCGGCCGCCGTCCGCGTTTCCTCAACCGGCGCGTTCCGGGCCGGGTGTCCCAGGCGCCGTCGGTCCATGCAAACGAGCGGGAAATCATCGCGCGCTCGTGA
- the ubiA gene encoding 4-hydroxybenzoate octaprenyltransferase — MFTTKDTGPVADAVKRHWVDTRLPPALRPYARLARWERPIGWWLLLWPCWWSAALAAIAAGNGWPNPWHLVLFFVGAVAMRGAGCTYNDLVDVDIDSQVERTRSRPIPAGQVSKLQARIFLVLQALVGLAVLLQFNTFSIGLGIASLLPVAVYPFMKRYTNWPQLFLGFAFSWGALMGWAATFGSLGWTPILLYLGGICWTIGYDTIYAHQDKEDDALVGVKSTARLFGAYTKPALILLYSGATVLFMLAATFADAGPAAFLGIVAGVVHLGWQIVVLDIDDGDQCLKLFRSNGTYGWILFAGFVADALIGWL, encoded by the coding sequence ATGTTTACCACCAAGGATACCGGGCCCGTTGCCGATGCCGTCAAGCGGCACTGGGTGGACACGCGACTGCCGCCGGCCCTGCGCCCCTATGCGCGGCTGGCACGCTGGGAACGCCCGATCGGCTGGTGGCTGCTGCTTTGGCCCTGCTGGTGGTCCGCGGCGCTGGCGGCGATCGCGGCCGGAAACGGCTGGCCGAATCCCTGGCATCTTGTGCTGTTTTTCGTCGGCGCGGTCGCCATGCGCGGTGCCGGCTGCACCTATAATGATCTCGTCGATGTCGACATAGATTCCCAAGTCGAGCGGACCAGGTCGCGTCCGATTCCGGCCGGGCAGGTGAGCAAGCTCCAGGCAAGGATCTTTCTTGTCCTGCAGGCGCTTGTCGGCCTGGCGGTGCTGTTGCAGTTCAATACGTTCTCGATCGGGCTCGGCATTGCGTCCCTTCTGCCCGTGGCCGTCTATCCGTTCATGAAGCGCTACACCAACTGGCCCCAGCTCTTCCTGGGGTTCGCGTTTTCCTGGGGCGCGCTGATGGGCTGGGCCGCGACGTTCGGGTCGCTCGGATGGACACCCATCCTGCTTTATCTCGGCGGCATCTGCTGGACCATCGGCTACGACACGATCTATGCCCACCAGGACAAGGAAGACGATGCGCTTGTCGGTGTAAAGTCGACCGCCCGCCTCTTCGGCGCCTACACCAAACCTGCGCTGATCCTGCTCTATAGCGGTGCCACGGTTCTGTTCATGCTGGCGGCCACGTTTGCCGATGCGGGACCGGCCGCGTTTCTGGGCATCGTTGCGGGCGTCGTGCATCTGGGCTGGCAGATCGTGGTGCTCGACATTGACGACGGCGACCAGTGCCTGAAACTGTTCCGTTCCAACGGCACCTATGGCTGGATACTGTTCGCCGGCTTCGTGGCGGATGCGCTGATCGGATGGCTCTGA
- a CDS encoding PEBP family protein: MTISTRRALILFLVLTFGLVTGPAASFAQKPPPPPRSGDGKPPPRPGGGRDVNESTPASSGARVIIGEVWVDNWFKLYVNGKPLLEDSVSYRTERSFNAERFKFRADLPMTLAFEFRDFMENETGLEYIGTRRQQMGDGGAIAQFKDASSGKVLATTGNDWRCLTVQAAPAEASCARERNPDTSTAACAETRASVPDTWMTPGFDDRAWPRASVHSARAVGPKDGYDHIDWDRSAELIWGPDLKKDNILYCRFTVVE; this comes from the coding sequence GTGACAATTTCCACCAGACGCGCACTCATCCTATTTCTTGTGCTGACATTCGGGCTTGTGACCGGCCCGGCGGCGTCTTTCGCGCAAAAGCCGCCGCCGCCGCCCCGCTCCGGAGACGGCAAACCTCCGCCGCGGCCCGGCGGCGGCAGGGACGTCAACGAAAGCACCCCGGCCTCCTCGGGCGCCCGGGTGATCATCGGCGAAGTCTGGGTCGACAACTGGTTCAAGCTCTATGTGAATGGCAAGCCGCTTCTGGAGGACAGCGTCTCGTACAGGACCGAACGCTCTTTCAACGCCGAAAGGTTCAAGTTCAGAGCCGACCTGCCAATGACACTGGCCTTTGAATTCCGCGATTTCATGGAAAACGAAACCGGGCTTGAATATATCGGAACAAGGCGCCAGCAGATGGGCGACGGCGGAGCCATTGCGCAGTTCAAGGATGCTTCCAGCGGCAAGGTGCTCGCCACGACAGGGAACGACTGGCGCTGCCTGACGGTGCAGGCGGCTCCCGCCGAGGCGTCCTGCGCGCGCGAGCGCAACCCGGACACGTCAACGGCGGCCTGCGCCGAGACCCGGGCCTCTGTCCCGGACACGTGGATGACCCCCGGTTTTGACGACCGTGCCTGGCCCCGGGCGAGCGTGCACTCCGCCCGTGCCGTCGGTCCGAAGGATGGCTACGACCACATTGACTGGGACCGGTCGGCAGAGCTGATCTGGGGTCCGGACCTGAAGAAGGACAATATTCTTTACTGCCGCTTCACCGTCGTGGAATGA
- the purD gene encoding phosphoribosylamine--glycine ligase: protein MKLLLIGSGGREHALAWALAKSPKLTKLYAAPGNAGIAEVAELTDLDVTDHQAVTGFCRDKMIDLVVVGPEAPLVAGLVDDLDAAGIKAFGPTKEAAQLEGSKAFTKGVCDEAGIPTAAYGRFADVDAALAYVRAQGAPIVVKADGLAAGKGVVVAMTLEEAEDAVKACFEGTFGAAGAEVVIEEFLEGEEASFFVLSDGKNALALATAQDHKRAYDGDEGPNTGGMGAYSPAPVMTDAVVADVMRRIIEPTIATLARRGTPFKGVLYAGLMIGKDGPKLIEYNTRFGDPECQVLMMRLDSDLLDLILASVEGTLDAAEARWKDDAALTVVMAAKGYPGAYEKGTEIRGLKPVGSDGPAVFHAGTKRDGARVLANGGRVLNVTALGETVRAAQESAYRVVETIDWPEGFCRSDIGWRAIAREDKN from the coding sequence ATGAAACTCCTCCTGATCGGATCCGGCGGCCGCGAGCATGCGCTGGCCTGGGCCCTGGCGAAATCTCCCAAGCTGACCAAACTCTATGCCGCGCCGGGCAATGCCGGCATCGCGGAAGTGGCGGAACTCACCGATCTGGATGTGACCGACCATCAGGCCGTTACCGGCTTTTGCCGCGACAAGATGATCGACCTGGTCGTGGTCGGACCCGAAGCGCCCCTGGTCGCCGGCCTTGTCGATGATCTGGACGCCGCCGGAATCAAGGCTTTCGGTCCGACGAAGGAAGCCGCGCAACTGGAAGGCTCCAAGGCCTTCACCAAGGGCGTGTGCGACGAAGCGGGCATTCCGACCGCGGCCTACGGCCGTTTCGCCGACGTGGACGCCGCTCTTGCCTATGTGCGAGCGCAAGGCGCGCCGATCGTGGTCAAGGCCGACGGGCTGGCCGCAGGCAAGGGCGTAGTCGTGGCCATGACGCTGGAGGAGGCCGAAGACGCCGTCAAAGCCTGTTTCGAGGGCACCTTCGGTGCAGCCGGCGCCGAAGTCGTCATCGAGGAATTCCTGGAAGGCGAGGAAGCGAGCTTCTTTGTGCTCTCTGACGGCAAGAACGCCCTCGCCCTGGCAACAGCGCAGGACCACAAGCGCGCCTATGACGGCGATGAAGGCCCGAACACCGGCGGCATGGGCGCCTATTCCCCCGCCCCCGTGATGACCGACGCCGTGGTGGCCGATGTCATGCGACGGATCATCGAACCGACGATTGCAACGCTGGCAAGGCGGGGCACCCCGTTCAAGGGTGTGCTTTACGCCGGCCTGATGATCGGCAAGGACGGTCCGAAGCTGATCGAATACAACACGCGTTTCGGCGACCCGGAGTGCCAGGTGCTGATGATGCGCCTCGACAGCGACCTCCTCGACCTCATCCTGGCAAGCGTCGAGGGAACGCTCGATGCGGCGGAAGCGCGCTGGAAGGATGACGCCGCGCTGACCGTGGTCATGGCCGCCAAGGGCTATCCCGGGGCCTATGAAAAGGGCACCGAAATCCGGGGGCTGAAACCTGTCGGGTCCGATGGACCGGCGGTGTTTCACGCCGGCACCAAACGGGACGGTGCCCGGGTCCTGGCCAATGGCGGCCGTGTTCTCAACGTGACCGCGCTCGGCGAAACCGTGCGCGCGGCGCAGGAAAGCGCCTATCGCGTCGTTGAGACCATCGACTGGCCGGAAGGGTTCTGCCGCAGCGATATCGGCTGGCGCGCCATCGCACGCGAGGACAAAAACTAG
- a CDS encoding alpha/beta fold hydrolase — translation MTVEANGERLFCRVGGSGPPLLLLHGYPQSHVCWHKIALRLAEHFTVVATDLPGYGRSSVPPLSADHAAYSKRSMAALFVELMHVLGHERFFLAGHDRGGRVAYRMALDHPDRIQRMSVLDILPTCDYWDRLDRLFGLKIYHWMFLAQPAPFPEKLISASPVRFLFHTLRSWTAEKSLKCFSEEALKHNRAWFCDPDRISATCEDYRAGAGPDYEHDRQSLDSGQKIEIPLLALWGDKGIATSVDSPLDVWRNWCPGAEGLSLPCGHFLPEEAPDETFDALLDFFSR, via the coding sequence ATGACGGTCGAAGCCAATGGAGAGCGGCTTTTCTGCCGGGTGGGCGGGTCAGGACCGCCGCTTCTGCTGTTGCACGGCTACCCGCAGTCCCATGTGTGCTGGCACAAGATTGCCCTGCGGCTCGCCGAACATTTTACCGTGGTTGCCACCGATCTTCCCGGCTATGGCAGATCGTCCGTGCCGCCGCTTTCGGCGGATCATGCGGCCTATTCCAAGCGGTCAATGGCGGCGCTCTTCGTGGAGCTCATGCATGTTCTAGGACATGAGCGCTTTTTCCTTGCCGGACATGATCGCGGCGGACGCGTTGCCTACCGGATGGCGCTCGATCATCCGGATCGGATCCAGCGCATGTCGGTGCTCGATATCCTGCCGACCTGCGACTACTGGGACAGGCTCGACCGGCTCTTTGGCCTGAAAATCTACCATTGGATGTTTCTGGCCCAGCCCGCGCCCTTTCCGGAAAAACTGATCTCCGCCTCTCCGGTCCGGTTTTTGTTTCACACGCTCAGAAGCTGGACCGCCGAGAAAAGCCTGAAATGCTTTTCCGAGGAAGCGCTCAAGCACAATCGAGCCTGGTTTTGTGATCCGGACAGGATATCGGCAACCTGCGAAGACTATCGGGCCGGAGCCGGCCCCGACTACGAGCATGACCGGCAGTCACTCGATTCCGGTCAGAAAATCGAAATTCCCCTCCTCGCCCTCTGGGGCGACAAGGGCATTGCGACAAGTGTCGACTCGCCGCTGGACGTCTGGCGCAACTGGTGCCCGGGCGCCGAGGGTCTGTCCCTGCCTTGCGGCCACTTTCTGCCCGAGGAGGCACCGGACGAGACGTTCGATGCTCTTCTTGACTTTTTCAGCCGCTGA